The stretch of DNA GCGGTGAAAAACTTTAGGTGGCCAccgtaaggcgcgtcgcactgtaaacaTTACATACTAGATTTTTACAAGATGTTATCGTTGAGCCCTCTTGCCATATGCCTGTGTTGCAGCGCGTAATTCTGGCATAAGCACAGTTTTCTGGGCGAACCTGTctctccagtttttcttttagggTTTGCTCCCCCATTTTGCTCCTGAACATCTCGTTTATGAGCTTTGCGAGCTTTTCACTTTTCAGTGTAGCTCCAACAGAGTCCTCGGACTCACATTGTTTAATCAGCTCACACAAATCTTCATCATCAGAGTGTTTGTCCTCCTGACCTCTACTGTCAGCTGGAGTAGGTGGTTCGGAGTTCATCACCTGGTTAAAAAGATTTTCATACTGAGAGTCGGTCGAGTCCTTGCTCGTGGAGCCGATGTCAGGACAGAACTTTATGGCGGGAACAGAGCTCTCGCTTGCCGAGTCATACTCGGACAAATTTCCGACTAGTTCTTCTTCGTTAAGGTCTCCATCGGCCATTGTGGACTCCTGCAAATCGTGATCTCGCTTCGACATCCGTAGTTTCCGATCGTAATTTAGCGTAAGAGTGAAAACATTTTTCTCCAAGAGGGCTTTTTTCTCCAAGAACTTGTTTTTGACTCGGTGCAACTCGCACTGAGCTCGAAGTGCATGCTTGCTATGTCAAGTGACCTCTGATTGTATGCAAATGTAAGGTAGAATGAAACTTGAGACTTGTATAAAAATGCGCCAAAATCTTACAactaataaaaaaagaaaattggaaatcATGATCATAACAAACTTTCGGAAGCACGAAGAAAGTGGAAAATTGCGATTGTATACGAATTTCGCAACCATTACAATAATCGGAAATAGTTGGAAATGGAAACCATTGCGAGATTTGGAACCATTATGAATTTcgaaatatttttacaaattgcGAGCCATATCGTATGGCGGATATTTCATTCCCATATCATTTTGTAACGTGTGTGTTGTGGAGGAGTAATTTGAGAAACGCAAATGTCACGACGGCAAAGGACGGCAAAAATATGCTTCTGACGTCACGACTCTCACTGAGCGATGGTGCTGTCGAGTAATGGCTGGCTATCGGCCACTCTTGAAAAGCTCTTCTGAGCAAGCTATCGGTCATAGACGTTGCCTTGTGCGATTGGCGTCTTTATTTTAGCGTTATTCGCACTTTTGTAACACTATAGTATCGTTTTTGTGTTTGATGACACAAGGGCAATCGGTGAACGTAAAAAGAACTGTGGAGAGCGAAGCAGGCTCCCAAAACATCGGAGGAATGACTTCACGACAGACTCACCAAGCCGTTATGGATCGAATACGGCAGCGTTTCAGTGGCTACAGAAAACATCATTCAGAGTGCCAAAATAAATATGCACATTCCCTTCCAGTGTTGCAAGATTTGGAGAGACAAGAAGCGATAAATCTTCACAAGCGTGCCATCGAAAGCCGCAATCGCAGCATGAATGTTAACGGGAAGGCCGCGAAGCAAACTGACGGCGAGGGCAAGGTAGAACCGCAACAGCAACAACTCGCAAATGGCTTTGACAAGTCCACAAATGCTATCTTGCACATTCGTGAGGTGTGTTTTTTTGGCTTCTGTTGCTTATGGTGTTTTTTGTAGCTCCAAAAGCAATGATCACTTTGTTGTGAGAAGTTgtagatatttaacaattattcagcTTGCGATTTGTGTTTAATGCACgtggatttttttattttcctaatTCTGGTTTAATCTTTTCTTACCCTGCTAGCAGCAAATCCTATTGAAAAAGAGGAAACATGAACAGAACATGAGCAGTGGGATGAACTCGTTTTCTCCGTCGACCGATGATAACAGTACCCTTGGGGGTGAATGTGTAAACAAGTTTCAGAGACAGGATGGTCTTCTGCAGGCTTCGGAAGTTGCCAGTTCGGTAGCTACGACTAATCAGGTTCGCCAGGTTGGTCATGCAACAGCTCAATTACATCAGACACCTTTTGGGTCCCGAGAAAATTCGTACATTCAAGATGGTTGTATTAGCACACCCAGAATATCAACCACGATTAGCTCAGAGACTTTTGACGCACAGGGATTGTCATCATCTCCGTTTGTTCCACCGGATtttaaacaagagaaaaatgTTATTGTTTCTTGTAACGAATCTTCACATTCTAGTAAAGCCCCAGGGGCTTTAGTTAATGGTTTGAATCAAGTGTCTGGCCTGTGCACAGGTGAAGAGTATATTCAACAACAGTTGCGCTATTTCGATCATGTTATTCAAGCTCGTTTTAACGAGGACGGTGCATCCACACAAACTATTCAGCATCCAGCTAATGCTGCAATACAAGCTTGTGATGATGATAGGGCTTGTGTGCCTGAAACTTCACTAGTAAGTCACCATCCAAAATCTCATCAACTGAAAGAGTTTGCTCGTAAGTCACAGCTTGCTCAACAAGTAGTACCTTACATTGACAACCAAGATCAATCTAATCACCAATTTTCACATCGTAGTGCAACCCCATATGCATTGGGTTCAGCTGGCCACCCATCTTCTGGATTACAACATTCTTACTCAACTAGCAAATACCATGGGGGTGGTATACCCATGATTTCAAATGACCAGCAACAAATACTTCAAGAGTCCAATCATCCAATATCTTCTGTAGCTGGTGGGTTTCCTCGTCAATTTGAATCTTCACATCATCAAAGAGGCCAAACATCACAGCCTCATCAGCAACAGCACCAGCATCACCAGCAGCAGCAGTCATTTTATCGCTTTTCTCAAAGCAGCTTACCATCATCTAAATTGTCTCATATGCCATCACAGTCTCAACAGCTTTATTCTCAACGATTTCGGAGCCAACAAGTTTTACCAACATCGCAAGGAAAAGGGTTAGTAAGGCCTACCAGTTCACACAATTTAACAAGGTATTCCATGCCTAGATCACAAACAATATATCAACGGCAGACTTCAATGCCTCCTTTACAGGGGCAAGTATTCCTTAACTCCGATTCACAGTATCAACAGCAAGTTGCAGGCTTTCAAGGAGACCAGACTTGTTCAAATTCTACAGCTGAACTGGCAGCTACATATCATTATCAGCGACGTAACTCTTTCCCCATGTACCACAATAATAGCCAGCAACCGGAGAATCTGTCTTTTAGAATGCAGCAGAGTGTGGGATCTAGTCAAGCAGGCCTTCTCCGTGGTGTATTACAAAATCCCTCTCAAAATATTCTGTCTGATAGGGATTATGTTGTGAATCCAACTATGCGAATGTCTTCACCAACAACCTTACAAACAGGCCCTCTTTTGACAGGAAGGCCACCTTCTGCAAATGCTGACTTAAATCCAGCAGTGCCAAAGTCACAACATTCATCCATTATGTATAGAAGTACTGCCTCTCAACAGTCTGCTTCTCTATTGCAACAAGGTGGTAAATTTCAGGCCACACATAATGCAAGAAAAGTGTCTGATGAAAACAGTTATCAAGTCCTAAACCCAACCTCAGTGGTACACAAAGACATAAGTGAGAGGCAAACTTCAGTTAGCTCAGGCCCCAGTGATGCCCAGTTTAATGCCTATTCACCACTTAATGCACTGGATAAAGCCCCATCTTTTACCTCTCTTTTGGAGCAGTCTGCTATAAATCCAGGTAATCTTGAGACAACATACACAGGATCAATACCAAACTTAGACTTACTTGGAGAGATTTTAGGCCAATAAGAAACAGTGCAGATAATGCTGACATTTTTGTCTTCTTGccacatttcattttctttgtcttgtgGGTTTGATGTTAAGTTAGTCTTTTTTAACAGACTGGTGGTTTCTTGCAATGTCATTATTTTCTGAAggaatgttttgaagaaaagGTTTTAGAAATATAAGATTTTATCAGCATTAGAACTTTAAAATTATATCACTTGCACCAGACATTGATTATTGATTTTTCCCAAAACATTGGAACAGATTCAGATTTCTTTTCAAACAGCACTtgatcaaatgaaaaaaaaaaagagaaaataatcaGTCAAACATATAGGAAGAGTAAATTAGTGAGAAGCAGTGCAAGCGCATTATTATAGAAATAGGTGCTTAGAAGTAGTAGTATCATTATGTACAAAAACTATACAGAATTAAAATTTATGCTTATCAAGAAGGGTCTGGTGGTTTTAGAAACACTTAATATGGCTTATGTAGGCCTAAaggaatacatttttttttcatggagAAAATTGTACAGTGTAACATTTTTTGTAGAGAGAGAGCAGTGGATCTGTTCTTTTTAAATGCGGTTGTTTTTTATACATATTTGTACCCAGTACAGTAGATAACTTCCATAATTTATTTAGTAAAGCTGTTGGTCTTAGGTATTCCAAGTGCATATTTGTGTATAGTCCACATTTTACTATTTGTCAATAAATATTCATTGGCTCCACTAAGCAAAATAGTCTTGTTTTACTTTTAGTTGGGCTCTTAAGAACCAATGTTATGTTAAACATTTTGGTTTCAAGAGTACGTAATTTGCATTGTATTTTGGAACATCTGTCAAGCATAAAACCTGATGAATGCCTTCATTTATCAAGCAAACTACTTGAGTAGAAACTGTATTTCAATATTACAGTGAATGTTTGCAGGAATGTTTGTGTTCTTGTGATGTTCGTTGGCCTACTTGGTAAAGAATTTTTGTACTGCTAGAGTTTTTGAGTTCTTGGAAAGGACAAAATAAAGTGGTTCTTTCTATTGTTACCAAAAATTATCATGTTTTCCgtgtaaaatttattttgaaggTGGTAATTTGATGAGTTTATCGTATTTTTTTTGCACAAAGTTCCATGCAGCATTCACTGCTACTCAATTATTAGGaagtgtttatttatttattcctcttttTCAATCAATTATAGCCCTATATTTAGTGCTGTGAATGTAGATGGCAAGGAGACTCAAAATGAAACTTGATCCAGCAGccaaatttgcatgattttgTATTAGGGCTTATGTTATCTGTTAGAGAATCAAGCAGAGTTTCAAAGCCTccaaaaaacagcattttttttattaaattatttttgtagTGTTTCATGTCTACTACGAGCattaaaaattactttaaaatgagaatcaaGGCagcttacatgtatatatagtaAATTTTATTGTTTGGTCTGAGAAAAGAGATTAAATGAATGCCAATGAGTGTTTGTTAAGGGACTGATAATTAAGCTTAATTGGCAAATAAATTGTCAAATGTATCAAGTGAAATTTAGTCCAAGGAATGTTTAGCTATTGGATCCAGTTGCATTGCATAATTTGTGTACTATAATTCAAGGGGGTTGTGCATTATTTTGTATTCCCTTTTCTTCAGGCATTGTCACCACAACATCAGGTGTAACTAAAATCAGCTTTGGGCAGAACTTTGAGGACTTAGTTCAAGAAATTGAACATGTTTGTATTTCATGTACTTTTGCATACATTTTTGTGAAATCCACAAGAATTATGAAGGGTGAAATCATCTCTCTAAAGTTTTAAATTTAGCATAAtggaataacaataattctgAAAATAGACCAAAAGTTATCAccagttatatatataaatcCTCAAATCTGGCAAAGTAGGTTTAAAAACTGGTCAGGATGTTTATTTGCAACTATGGATGCCAGTTTCTCTGCTGAGATGCTAAACCTTATCCATCTATTTTTTTACATCAGGGTGGTTGCTTGTACAATAATTTATCAATTTTTCAAACCATGTCGAGATTGTCTTGCAACTGCAAAATTGAGTCCCATTATTCTTGGATGGGTTTGTTGATAACAACATTAAAGGCTGCCCTGTCTGGGAACTTGAAATTTAGCATTTATTATGCACTGTAAAACCAAGCAGTCATGTAATCCACAAGTGTGGGTCTGTGATGTTGCAAACGGCTTTGGCTTTAAGACTGAATTGCAAAGTACAGTATTTTGTGATATTATCATGGTAAGAGACTTGCCCAGACCTCTTACCACTCTAGCTTATCCATGATATTGCAAGTTTTGCTACATTTTATTTTGATGAGGAGGGAataaaaagaacaatttattattgttttataatGCTTATATACCAGCCAAAAAATAATTAGAAATCATTTTTAGGATAGGTTCACTTACAGTTGTATAAGCTTTTGAAGACAAAAAGAGGCAACAAACTGGGTAAATttaggaaataattattgtgggTTGATCGCTTTCTACTTGAAGTACAAccttttcaatttgtttcatGGAAAAAAAGGGGATGTAATGTGGCAATATGGTTTAGTGATGAGACCCTCTTGGCTTCCTAGGTGACTTAAGATGGAGTGTTTTGCCTCTTTGTAAAATAAAGGCTGAATGTTGCAAAAAAATGGAATAAACTACCCCAAAATTAATGGTTTGTTGAAATGACAAAAGGGGACCGTATAATGAAAAtttatacaaaagaaaaaaatgacatttttcaaTCCATCACCCTAATTTTTGCACACATTATGGGACAGTTTTctattatttataatttttttgctttttgtttggtGGAAGGAGATAGCAATTTTGCATTATAACATTGATTATACTGATCTTCTACTGATCACATCATTGTTGGTACCATCATTGGCCTTTATGGGtgtacaaataataattattattggtctTTCTGTTTATACAGTAATTTATGATAAAGACATAAGCTGTTCTTGTTTTGTCCTGAGCCCCTTTTTTGATACAAGGTGGACATTCTTCAGATAGAATGCACCTTTTCACCATTTCTGAAGCCATATTtatactactaccactaccactatcagtactactactactactactactactactactactactactaccagtACTTATTTCAAGTGTAAAAACTAGTTTGACATGACTGTAGCATGAGGGATTGGCTGTTCATCGTTTTTCGCACTTAAAAGTAGTACGGTACATATTCATTACAAGTTAATTCTAAGACAGTGAATCACTGTTTTCTTGATgttgaaagatatatttgcataaagtataataacaataatttacatTAACTCctcaaaatttttctttgagagaGGCATGGGGCAACCCTGACATGATCTTACTAACTGCAGATTGAACTTGATTCCTGTGCTTGATAGGTGTACTACCAGTACTTATTTCAAGTGTAAAAACTAGTTTGACATGACTGTAGCATGAGGGATCGGCCATTCATTGTTTTTCGCACTCAAAAGTAGTAAATATTCATTACAAGTTAATTCTAAGACAGTGAATCACCGTTTTCTTGATgttgaaagatatatttgcataaaatttgGCAAAATGGCATAGCTTTCCAATGATAAAAACAATCTTATAATCATTACACCTTTCACTGGATCATTCTCGTTCCTGCAGTAGAGGCTATCGACGTGAAAATGGTGTTTTCTTAGAGGGAAACATTGGgattcaaggtcatgtgcttctgatTGGGTTTATTGTCATGCCAGTTAAATAAAGCCCTGGCAGCTAAATGATGAACCATATATGTCTGGTATCATGGTCGATTATAGTGGAGCTCTGGCGGTGGCCTAAAAGGGCCGCCAAGCTGAGCACCATACTCAGAGGAACAGGTAGGAAACCATGAGTTGCATTTTTCATGGTAATCATGGCCAGTGGTATTGCATGTGGGCACGTATGACGACAACGTCtttcaataataaataatatcttaataataataataataataataataataataataataacaataataataacaataatcaatttttaatcaatcaagctagtttacagcacacatctttgatattggccATCAaagttatggttaattgacacctgtcaaacaCAAGGTAACCACTGACATAtaacgtgaccatatcgcaggctcaagtttagagctcatggatgtcagctgtttttttttaagttgacttttgaccaggtactggtttcaATTGGATTACAGGCACAAGCCAGGTTAACCTAAACCAAAATGaggcttaagggcccacaggcggatttttcgcgcgttgctaaggaagtgaaatgttacttccggtaactgacgtcatcatatcatgagctgacaagaaaacccactcacaagcaaaagtcaccgcacaaactgttgtttccatcgaaggtttttccttgcCCTTCCTCGctctcgttctcagatcaactgcgcatgcgtaaacgaactgacttccggttaaaaaaaagctaaatttctggcggttttaaattgaattaaattttttttacatggcacgtttcacccccaaatacagaatatagctaagcattgattttttacaatcatcttttttgaaaaagttatgggtatttcagtgtcgtttttgtctttaaaaagaacatttttcaaaataaaaagaaaaccaggcttggctggatgcaaaaacgaatacaaattatcaaaccatcgattaaatacccaaattgcgtagcacagagacaaatttagagttttcttttattggtcacatgATCATGGgtgtggtatgatgacgtcatatttagggtcattggcttacaaaagttggaaactgaccaaaataatgccaaattctctcaaattacttaaccattacatccttagcaacgcacccccaaaaatacgtcagtgggcccttaaggtgGTTGTATAcctttaaaatgtcattttgtgGTAACTATCTTGGAATAAAACTTTCAATACCATGTTGTAGCTTATAAAGTCCTGAATCCAAAATGACATTTCAGGTCTCAAATGTCAATAgtcaaatgtaaaaaaatggtcaacgctaatcccagattaataaaaattaaaaagtttttcatcaaatctccAGGTCTCCCGGTTAGAGCACCAAATCTCCCAGGAAATACTTACCGAGGCCTTTTTCAAAATGTTCTcattaatttcattattttcgagatgtcaaaaatgaaaataaaacaagaagtaGATTTGGTGCTCTTATTTGAGCTGTTCTAGACAGAGTTATAAATCAAATTGATATatctttaacaattattatcgTAATTACTGGTAGTCagaaatcaaccaatcaaattgcacaaTACATGGTAGAAAGTTGGTGCAGTTATGGGAACAATAGCAAAACAGCAGGCAAATGCTGCTCTAACTGTGAGACGTCGGGAACATTCGGCAGGCCTTTGGGTGATTTTCGGAGAGTATTCTTACTACAGTGCAGACATTTCTATATGtctccagatttttgtactCTGGGGGTTGGCAGGTGTGCCTTTTTGTTCTGCCGGGCTCAAAGCAATTTTCTTTGTCACTTAGATGCATCTCTTtctttgtaagtcgctttactGAGCCTCAGTATGTCAATTCTTCTTGTTTCATCAGGGCAGAACTCCCCAGGTTCAACCCCTGTGCTTATGAATACATTTGATGCTGCTTCGCTCCCAGTATTGAAGTGGGAAACAGAATCAAATACACCGAGCTCCAAAACATCAGCTCCCACAAACACTTTGTTTGGTACTCAGTCCCAAATCATCCCATTCAAAGATTCATAATTTGATTCTGGGTCTTGACATCAAAGCATCTGGTCAGTAAAGCATCTTCACTTAGCCTTGAGTAAATTGTTCTCAATTCAGCAATTACTTCAACAGGCAGCCGAGGACCTGGTTTGTCTGCTCCATCAGAgcaataataatgcaaataactCTCCTTTGAAGATGAACAATGAATCAGGCTAGCATACATTGCCTTCTTCATTAACATTGCTCCTGATGGCAATCCcataataattttgaataataataataatataattaacaattattcgccgaaggtgaagtgattatcggtgaatattcaccgcaccgataatcactgagcctgaggcgaataattgttttagtataaatacacaggtcattatttcaaaaaagagagaaaaaaaaacatttcaacatgaaatcatcttcacttacagtggcaaaatgactactggcagccattttgtccgtcgaggtgattatcggctgataatccgagatagcgagccaatgagagcatgcgattttgtataatcaactgtgtatttatactaattattattattattattattattattattattattattattattattattattataactgccAGGTTCCATCACAAGAAACACCACAGTTTGAAAATCCATTGAGCTCTTCACCTTTCAAACGATGAATTTCTATTTGGGCATCAATTAGAGTTTGATTAGCCACAGCTTTGGCTGCTTTGAGAAGGGCTTTATTGTGCATGGTGTGTGCGATTCGTTTTGGTGGAGGTGGCATGTTCATGATTGCACAGAATCTATTGACCAATGCTTCCCCTTGCCCAATTGTTTTCATCTCATAAACAAGTCTTCTGTTCACCTTGTAGAATCTTGATATCTGTTTCGACGTGTAATAATAGTGCTTCCACCCACAGCTAAAGCATAATAATCGAAGATAGGATGCACCAGTCCACcacggcaggtattttttgcaggttgaaatttaactataactggaaaaccgctggcacttaaaagaaaggtaaagcgatagacttaccgtgactgttacacgAATAGCTAacgaaaagtttttaggcccaaggttagcttttcatgtaacagtcacggtaagtctatcgctttacctttcttttaagtgccagcggttttccagttataattaaatttcaacctgcaaccgaccctgcaacctgcaaaaaatacctgccgagTCCACCATGCCTTCGGATGCAATCGCACTTAGCTAAATATTTGAGTCACCACAGTCTTTGCAACACACGGGGCTACATACCTAAGCCTAGATTTCCATATCCATGAGGAAATACTCAGTTAAACTGCTGCTGCTTGGTTTTGATCTTCCTTTCTGACACGGACTGATCAGTTGAATTTTGTTCGATCGTCAAATCTTCGCAACTCTTAGGAATTTCGATTTTCGACGACTTAGGACTCCTCTGTGTGGTGGCCAACTCAAAAGGTGCGAAAGCTTCCGCTCCTTTGGCCGCTGTGCACATCCTCTCTAGCTTTCCatttattaattaacaattattcctcgagcccgaatgggctctgagtcaatagcccacgaggccgaaggccgaatgggctatcgactcagaggccatgagggcgagaggaataattgttttagtaaaatccaactagttggtcaaaaaaatggagtaactgctgaatacccctccattTGAAGTTATAACCCTGAAAAAGCTGGCTACATGGATACGCAGTTATCTCCTGCTAACGCTTtaaaaacgagaaatacatatatgtcATACTTGCCTTGTGTCTGCTAAGTGGTTACGCGGCTACGAGGCTAcacagttgtgaagaccacccctccccctcatAATATGTTAGTAAGGAAAGCAGTGTCTATTTATATTTCAGGCAAAATAATTTACGCCTACCTTAAATCTACGTAtacggtccgcagtcccgcagtcgatgaaCAATGAACTAAGTGTTAAAATGGAGTGGTACcgtggtccgcagtcccgtagtcgatgaaaagtgtagttgaccgaaccgcaaaatgaaagctaaaattttacgagagttcttaggcctaatcactgcaacgagcgcttaggcttaatcagtaaacgagtgctttattcttcacattatctcgtgaaaagtgtagttgaccgaaccgcaaaatgaaagctaaaattttacgagagttcttaggcctaatcactgcaacgaacgcttaggcttaattagtaaacgagtgctttattcttcacattatctcgtgaaaagtgtagttgaccgaaccgcaaaatgaagagctaaaattttacgagagttcttaggcctaatcactgcaacgagcgctgaggcttaatcacggtaaacgagtgctttattcttcacattatctcgtgaaaagtgtagttgaccgaaccgcaaaatgaaagctaaaattttacgagagtttttaggcctaatcactgcaacgagcgcttaggcttaatcagtaaacgagtgttttattcttcacattatctcgtgaaaagtgtggcTATATTCATAAGGCTGTAAACCATTCCATTGAATTTTTCAATAAGGAGGGATTTCACACGAACAA from Montipora capricornis isolate CH-2021 chromosome 9, ASM3666992v2, whole genome shotgun sequence encodes:
- the LOC138016995 gene encoding mastermind-like protein 3 isoform X2, with the protein product MTQGQSVNVKRTVESEAGSQNIGGMTSRQTHQAVMDRIRQRFSGYRKHHSECQNKYAHSLPVLQDLERQEAINLHKRAIESRNRSMNVNGKAAKQTDGEGKVEPQQQQLANGFDKSTNAILHIREQILLKKRKHEQNMSSGMNSFSPSTDDNSTLGGECVNKFQRQDGLLQASEVASSVATTNQVRQVGHATAQLHQTPFGSRENSYIQDGCISTPRISTTISSETFDAQGLSSSPFVPPDFKQEKNVIVSCNESSHSSKAPGALVNGLNQVSGLCTGEEYIQQQLRYFDHVIQARFNEDGASTQTIQHPANAAIQACDDDRACVPETSLVSHHPKSHQLKEFARKSQLAQQVVPYIDNQDQSNHQFSHRSATPYALGSAGHPSSGLQHSYSTSKYHGGGIPMISNDQQQILQESNHPISSVAGGFPRQFESSHHQRGQTSQPHQQQHQHHQQQQSFYRFSQSSLPSSKLSHMPSQSQQLYSQRFRSQQVLPTSQGKGLVRPTSSHNLTRYSMPRSQTIYQRQTSMPPLQGQVFLNSDSQYQQQVAGFQGDQTCSNSTAELAATYHYQRRNSFPMYHNNSQQPENLSFRMQQSVGSSQAGLLRGVLQNPSQNILSDRDYVVNPTMRMSSPTTLQTGPLLTGRPPSANADLNPAVPKSQHSSIMYRSTASQQSASLLQQGGKFQATHNARKVSDENSYQVLNPTSVVHKDISERQTSVSSGPSDAQFNAYSPLNALDKAPSFTSLLEQSAINPGNLETTYTGSIPNLDLLGEILGQ
- the LOC138016995 gene encoding mastermind-like protein 3 isoform X1, producing the protein MTQGQSVNVKRTVESEAGSQNIGGMTSRQTHQAVMDRIRQRFSGYRKHHSECQNKYAHSLPVLQDLERQEAINLHKRAIESRNRSMNVNGKAAKQTDGEGKVEPQQQQLANGFDKSTNAILHIREQQILLKKRKHEQNMSSGMNSFSPSTDDNSTLGGECVNKFQRQDGLLQASEVASSVATTNQVRQVGHATAQLHQTPFGSRENSYIQDGCISTPRISTTISSETFDAQGLSSSPFVPPDFKQEKNVIVSCNESSHSSKAPGALVNGLNQVSGLCTGEEYIQQQLRYFDHVIQARFNEDGASTQTIQHPANAAIQACDDDRACVPETSLVSHHPKSHQLKEFARKSQLAQQVVPYIDNQDQSNHQFSHRSATPYALGSAGHPSSGLQHSYSTSKYHGGGIPMISNDQQQILQESNHPISSVAGGFPRQFESSHHQRGQTSQPHQQQHQHHQQQQSFYRFSQSSLPSSKLSHMPSQSQQLYSQRFRSQQVLPTSQGKGLVRPTSSHNLTRYSMPRSQTIYQRQTSMPPLQGQVFLNSDSQYQQQVAGFQGDQTCSNSTAELAATYHYQRRNSFPMYHNNSQQPENLSFRMQQSVGSSQAGLLRGVLQNPSQNILSDRDYVVNPTMRMSSPTTLQTGPLLTGRPPSANADLNPAVPKSQHSSIMYRSTASQQSASLLQQGGKFQATHNARKVSDENSYQVLNPTSVVHKDISERQTSVSSGPSDAQFNAYSPLNALDKAPSFTSLLEQSAINPGNLETTYTGSIPNLDLLGEILGQ